CCTTTATGCCCTTGTTGTAGATGAATATCTTGCGGGGGTGGCGGTAACACCATCACATCACCCACTGTGAGAACCTGTTCCTCCAAAAGTCGGACCTCTGCTGGCCCGGCACCCTCTCCATCGTCTTCACGCCTCCAGCGTTGATATCGGTCCCGGCCGCGGATGACGGCAACCACACCCCACGTACCGTGACTGTGGACTGGGGTCGGTTCTTCCGGAACGACAATGCCCCACGTGAGAGTGATTCCACCACTCTCAACGTAGATTGGATTTAGTCCGCGTTCTGGTCGCACACTTTCTCGAAGGTGATCTCCTAGTATTTCCTCGCTATGGGGGAGAAGCAGGCGCATCATGTCGGCGATGCGCTCTAATCCCACAACCGATGGGCCTTCCTTGTTCAGAATCGTTCGGATTTCCTTCATGGTCGTTAAAACGATCGGAACCGTCATACTGAACTCCTTCTCAAAATGAGCGCTCTTTAGTGCGACACACTCCTTGCGAGCCGCGTCCAATCAGGAATGCGGCCTGGTTTAGACGGTGAGAGTGTCGGCCTGACGATGCGGGAGCTTCCATTCGTTACCTTCTTTTCGAAACAACTCCATCACCCGCAATTTGAAGGTGATTTCGCCTCTATCGCTGACAGTAGCGGTTCCATGCTGAAAGCCCACCCAGTAAGCGAGATTGTCACTCACCTCAAGATGAAGAATCTGGAAATGAGTTTTGCCGGATCGAAACATCGCTGCATCACGTTCATATCGCGCCCGCATGTGATTCGGCTCCTGAATGTAATCTCCCTGTAGGCCGAAGAAGCTATGCTCAGGACCCATAAATTGAGTGAAAGCGGCAGATGACAACGTCGAGCTCTGAGTGGACATTCTCCCTCAAACACTCTTAGGTCTATCTCAGCCGGAAGCGCTGGCTTTTCACCGCCTTTCCGATTGCTTCGCAGGTTTCGTCAGCGCTTAGGCCTGCCACCGACAGCGAATGGTTCTTCAAAACGCCCAAATTTCCGAACTGCTGGTGCAGCGCAGAGATTGACACGGGATCTGAAAGGGTGTCACCGCCTCGTTCGCGGCATCGTCTGATTGCCTCCTCCAGATCGGGACGAAGGACGATATAGTGCAGAATTGCTCCAATATTTTGGAACGCGTCCAGAAACCAGGGCCCAATGATGCCATCCACCAGTACGAAGTAGTCGCCCTTCGCATAGCGGGCCGCAGCCCCGGCCAGGACGTCGATCACTGTTGCATTCTGGCTGTGGGCGTCGGATTGCCACGGTGGAATCGAACCTGCTTTGATGAAATGCCAGAAGTCGTCCGAATGCAGGTGGACCTTTGGGCTGCCGGGCAGTTGCGCGATGTTATTCGCGGCGGTCGTTTTGCCTGAACCAGGTGTTCCGGTCAGGATAATGATTTCTCCGGGTCTGAACATCTTGCGCTCGTGTATCTGGGATGTTTTTGCTACTACAACCAAGACGACACAGAACTTGGCGATGTGACATGTACGCCTTGCTCTTCTGTCCGCGGCTCCCCGAGTGAAGAGGGTTTTTGCGCTTTCCTTCGCACGCATGTCACATCGATCACGGCTAAGTCGTCTTGACAAGTAGAAATCATCAACTCGGAGCGGAGAATCTTCATGTTTAGCAAAATCATGTTTTCGACGGTGTTCGTATCGGATCAAGATCGGTCTTTGAAATTTTACGAGTTATTGGGTTTTGAGAAACGCGCAGACAACCCTGGACCAGAAGGCAGATTTGTTTTGATTGGTCTCAAAGGCGGGGACCACAATGTGATTCTCTGGCCAGGCACTGGCGGCAAAGGGACTCCAACTCCGGACCTTCCCGCGAATGCGGCTGCTGGCGTTATCTTCCTTCAGACCGATGACTTACGAAAGACCTTCGAGGAGCTGAAGGCGCGTGGTGTAAGTTTGCTCGAAGCCAAGCCGGAGAGCTATCCATATGGCCTGCGTGCAACCGCAGTGGATCCGGATGGCAATCGTGTTTCGCTGCGTCAGGTTTCGTTCCAGTAGTCGTCTTGGAAATGCATGAGCAAATCTGGCAGCATTTCCCCGATTATTCAATGACCAACTCGGATGGGTGGTTCGTATCTCTAACGGTAGGTCAACCGCATCGTCCGCCAAACAGTCTCTTGTTGGAGAAGTAGAATGTCCGATATCCAAAAAGCAGCTTTCGATGTTTACGTGCCACCATCCGATGAGCAGTTGGCGGCAGCGCGTGACATCGTAGCCCGCTTCGCAGCGAGATGGAATCGGCCAGATGCCGACGCTCTGCGCGATCTCATGCACCCTGATACGAGAAACCTCATTCCACCCATGACCGTACCAGCCGACCGCGAGGGCGTCGTGGAGCACTTTCGGGGTATTCTGCAGACGCTTCCAGATCTGCGGCTGGATGTCGTGCGATGGGCACCCACCGGGGACACCGTGATGGTGGAGTGGAAGGCAGAAGCGACTGTTGCCGGACAGCATCTGGCGTGGACGGGCGTGGACCGCTTCAACATTCGTGGCGACAAGATGTACGAGGCATGCGTTTACTGGGACACTCGCGATTTGGCGGAGCGCATGGCTGCGGCGGTACAGAGGGCAGAGAAAGTCGCGATTCAGCCAGACACACTGATGGAGTGATGATGCAGGTCTTCCGTATTGAAAAGACACACTCAACGATTCGGAACAATATGATTGTGGCAAGTGGAAGGGGATAACAGATTGCTTCTTCGAAGTTGTACTCTCCTTGTTAGAGCAGCGGCGCTGCTATGTTTGGTCTCTCATCTCCGGATGCCACTCTACGCGGCGACTTCAGGTGAAGACGCTTTGCCCACAAGCAAACCGGATCTCTATGTAAGAGAGTTCAGAATGGGAGAGCTTGAAGCATCCCTGCGAACGATGAAATCGGGGCCTGAACGCGATTACTTTGAGGGCGTGCTGGCAAACCGCACCGGCCGGGTGGATGAATCGATTCGATTACTGAACCGCGCCTTACTCGCTATTAGGGCATCGCGCAAAGATCGCGCCGCAGTGGCTTTGGAACATCTGGCGGACGATTACAACAAGACTTTCCGCTACGCCGATGCTGCCAAAGTTTACGACGATCTGTTGGCACACTTTTCCGACCAGTTGAGCGGAGATCAGTTGAAGGGAACAAAAGAGGATGCAGGCGTGGCCCATCTATTGGGCGGCGCTCCAACCCAGACAATTACGTGGCAAGGATCGACTCACCTGAAGACGGAACGGAACGCGATTGGCTCCTTGGTAACTGAACTCAACACTAATGGAGTTCGAGAGAAGTGGCTGCTGGATACTGGTGCGAACCAGTCCGTTGTCAGCCGAAGCTTTGCCAAGCGGCTGGGGCTTCATCCTCTTCCGGGGTTTGGTCAGGTAATGTCAGGCGTGACCGGAATGGAAAGTCCGCTGCAAGTAGCTTTGATCCCAATGCTGAAAGTGGGCGGCGCTATGATGCGCAATGTGGTTGTGCTCATTCTGGATGATGTTGACTTGAACATTAAACTGCCCGATAAGACATATCAGATCAATGGGATTATCGGGTATCCGGTATTCCAGGCAATGGGTGTGATCACCTTTTCCCACGACGGTTCTTTTAAAGCAGGCCCTACGGCTAGTCCCGGAATGGCCGGAACACAAATGTACATGAAGTATTTACAACCCGTGATTGAATGCAAAACTCAGGGCGTGGTTTTGCCATTCCCCCTCGACACCGGTGCAAGTGGCACTGTTCTTTCGATTCGCTATTACGAACAGTTTCACAGCAATTCGAAAGATTGGAAGGCGGCAGAAAATACCACCGGAGGTGGTGGTGGGACGCTACGCAGAAAAGTCTTTGTTGTTCCACAGCTCGACTTGCAAGTTGGAACACGGGTCGCAACATTGCACAATGTACCGGTCTTTCCAAAAAAAATTGGATCGGATAGAGATGAATTGTATGGAAATCTCGGACAAGATTTTGTGGCAGGTTTCGAAAGCTTCACACTGGACTTCACCAAAATGACATTCAGTTTAGGGGCACCGCTTAACGTTCCGGCGAAGCATTAATCCTCGGGTTTACCGGTCGCTATTTTTGCCTCGATCCCTAATAAACTTAGAGTATTTCCCCGAGATCGCCTGGCAATAACGGGTCTTCTCGTGGAAGGCCCCATTGCGGTGATAGCAGGCAGCAATTTCGATCTCTGACACTGTATGAACGCAATTCTCGCGTCGCCCTGAAGCCGCTGGAATTCGCTCCTGATCTGGCTCTGGTTTCAGCGGGCTTCGACGCCCATGAGCGCGATCCGTTGGGTAACCTCAACTTCGTAGAAGAAGACTATGCATGGGTAACCACCAAGCTGCTTGATCTGACGGCCAAGACAGCGGATGGGCGTATCGTCTCTGTGCTCGAAGGTGGCTATGGCGTTACCAAGTCTCTCCCCGTCACATTTCTGATTGATCGTAAGGTGTGATCCGGAAGGTGAAAGAAGGTTTGGCAACAAGGGCGAGTTCACGAAAGCAATCGAAGCCTTACTAGAGAAATGAGATCACTGAGATGCCGAAATCTTTGGCGTTTGAGTTGATGTGAATTTGAATCCGCTGACAAATGCCGATACACGGCCATTTGTCAGCGACATCCGTTCTCGCACTTGCCAACACAGTAAGGATGCGCTTCAATCAAGCTATTGCGAAAGCTCTTAGCCATTGCGTTGCTGGCCATGTTCGGCTTGCCGTTCGTATCATCGTTCTTCGCGATATCTGAGACGAGCGAGACGAACCTGCCTGCGTGCTGCCGGCGCAACGGTCAACATCACTGCATGATAAGCATGAGCGAGCATAGCCAGCTTGTTCTGGACGATCCGCAGTTCAGCGCTCCGATTCAGAAATGTCCTTACTATCCCGGAGTTGCAGCTGTTCCGCACTCAGAGCTCTACACAGCCCCTCCAGTAGGAGCCATCTTCGCATCGCTAGTCCGTCATCCTTGTGGTGTAGCGCAGACGGAATCTAAACGGCGCATCTCTCGCGACCGTTCTCGCTCAAAGCGTGGACCTCCCACAATCCTCTCTTAACGTTTCTCCTGCAGTAGCTTAGTTTCGCTCTTCGCCTTCCGAATCGGCATGCAGCAAGCTGCTGCTATGGATTCGGAATACAGATCGTCACATCTCCGTGACGAGGAGATCGTTTCATGCGCCGATTAGCGTACTACCTCATCTTCCTCTGGCTATTTCAAAGTCAGGCTGCTCACGCCACTATCTTTGGACAAATACAGGGCATCGTTCACGATCCTCAGCACCGCCCTGTCAGCGGAGCGAAAATCACGATCCACGCGGTGCATTCGGATTTCGCGGTGTCCGGACAAACCGATCAAGAGGGCAGCTTCCATCTGACCGCCATTCCACTTGGAGAGTATGTCATCACCGTCAGCCAGACTGGATTC
This portion of the Edaphobacter sp. 4G125 genome encodes:
- a CDS encoding aspartyl protease family protein, with translation MGELEASLRTMKSGPERDYFEGVLANRTGRVDESIRLLNRALLAIRASRKDRAAVALEHLADDYNKTFRYADAAKVYDDLLAHFSDQLSGDQLKGTKEDAGVAHLLGGAPTQTITWQGSTHLKTERNAIGSLVTELNTNGVREKWLLDTGANQSVVSRSFAKRLGLHPLPGFGQVMSGVTGMESPLQVALIPMLKVGGAMMRNVVVLILDDVDLNIKLPDKTYQINGIIGYPVFQAMGVITFSHDGSFKAGPTASPGMAGTQMYMKYLQPVIECKTQGVVLPFPLDTGASGTVLSIRYYEQFHSNSKDWKAAENTTGGGGGTLRRKVFVVPQLDLQVGTRVATLHNVPVFPKKIGSDRDELYGNLGQDFVAGFESFTLDFTKMTFSLGAPLNVPAKH
- a CDS encoding cupin domain-containing protein, which encodes MTVPIVLTTMKEIRTILNKEGPSVVGLERIADMMRLLLPHSEEILGDHLRESVRPERGLNPIYVESGGITLTWGIVVPEEPTPVHSHGTWGVVAVIRGRDRYQRWRREDDGEGAGPAEVRLLEEQVLTVGDVMVLPPPPQDIHLQQGHKGETAYEFVLFGEDFLGRLPYLVFDPENGFATEIYPR
- a CDS encoding nuclear transport factor 2 family protein translates to MSDIQKAAFDVYVPPSDEQLAAARDIVARFAARWNRPDADALRDLMHPDTRNLIPPMTVPADREGVVEHFRGILQTLPDLRLDVVRWAPTGDTVMVEWKAEATVAGQHLAWTGVDRFNIRGDKMYEACVYWDTRDLAERMAAAVQRAEKVAIQPDTLME
- a CDS encoding arginase family protein — its product is MEFAPDLALVSAGFDAHERDPLGNLNFVEEDYAWVTTKLLDLTAKTADGRIVSVLEGGYGVTKSLPVTFLIDRKV
- a CDS encoding YybH family protein, with protein sequence MSTQSSTLSSAAFTQFMGPEHSFFGLQGDYIQEPNHMRARYERDAAMFRSGKTHFQILHLEVSDNLAYWVGFQHGTATVSDRGEITFKLRVMELFRKEGNEWKLPHRQADTLTV
- a CDS encoding AAA family ATPase — translated: MFRPGEIIILTGTPGSGKTTAANNIAQLPGSPKVHLHSDDFWHFIKAGSIPPWQSDAHSQNATVIDVLAGAAARYAKGDYFVLVDGIIGPWFLDAFQNIGAILHYIVLRPDLEEAIRRCRERGGDTLSDPVSISALHQQFGNLGVLKNHSLSVAGLSADETCEAIGKAVKSQRFRLR
- a CDS encoding VOC family protein, which encodes MFSTVFVSDQDRSLKFYELLGFEKRADNPGPEGRFVLIGLKGGDHNVILWPGTGGKGTPTPDLPANAAAGVIFLQTDDLRKTFEELKARGVSLLEAKPESYPYGLRATAVDPDGNRVSLRQVSFQ